A region from the Methanofollis liminatans DSM 4140 genome encodes:
- the amrS gene encoding AmmeMemoRadiSam system radical SAM enzyme, producing the protein MHEAHQYERIGDGTVRCSLCAHRCTIADGKHGICGVRINRGGTLYAATFGRVVSEAVDPIEKKPLFHFLPGTLSYSLGSVGCNFRCQHCQNWEISQAGLEDLPLMAISPEEGVERALASGSASIAWTYNEPTIWHEYPLEMGALARERGLQTVYVTNGYITEEALAELAPMLGAFRVDLKAFSDDFYRKVCRARLQPVLDATVAAHEHGMHIETVTLVIPGLNDSMEEMEALIRWVIENLGPETPMHFTRFHPDYHMRDREPTPFALLERIYRRARELGAHYPYLGNVPPGPYENTLCPSCGSLLIERSGFMSRTVGLSKDRCGSCGERIPGVFPA; encoded by the coding sequence ATGCATGAGGCGCACCAGTATGAGCGTATCGGGGACGGTACGGTGCGGTGCTCGCTCTGTGCCCACCGCTGCACGATCGCCGATGGAAAACACGGGATCTGCGGTGTGCGCATCAACCGCGGCGGCACCCTGTACGCCGCCACCTTCGGAAGGGTCGTTTCCGAGGCGGTGGACCCCATCGAGAAAAAACCGCTCTTTCATTTCCTTCCCGGGACGCTCTCCTACTCGCTCGGGAGCGTGGGCTGCAATTTCCGGTGCCAGCACTGCCAGAACTGGGAGATATCGCAGGCCGGCCTCGAAGACCTGCCGCTGATGGCGATCAGCCCTGAGGAAGGGGTGGAACGGGCGCTCGCATCCGGGTCGGCCAGCATCGCATGGACCTACAACGAACCGACGATCTGGCACGAGTACCCCCTCGAGATGGGGGCGCTCGCCAGGGAGCGGGGGCTCCAGACCGTCTATGTGACGAACGGGTATATCACCGAGGAGGCGCTTGCTGAACTCGCTCCCATGCTCGGCGCCTTCCGGGTGGACCTCAAGGCGTTCTCCGACGACTTTTACCGGAAGGTGTGCAGGGCCAGGCTTCAACCGGTGCTCGACGCCACGGTCGCCGCGCACGAGCACGGGATGCATATCGAGACGGTCACCCTGGTGATCCCTGGCCTCAACGACTCGATGGAGGAGATGGAGGCGCTGATCAGGTGGGTGATCGAGAACCTCGGCCCGGAGACGCCGATGCACTTCACCCGCTTCCACCCGGACTACCATATGCGGGACCGGGAGCCGACGCCGTTCGCCCTCCTCGAGCGGATCTACCGCCGGGCGCGCGAACTCGGCGCGCACTACCCCTATCTCGGCAACGTCCCGCCGGGGCCGTATGAGAACACCCTCTGTCCGTCCTGCGGGTCGCTTCTGATCGAGCGCTCCGGGTTCATGAGCAGGACGGTCGGGCTCTCGAAGGATCGATGCGGCTCCTGCGGGGAGAGGATACCCGGTGTCTTCCCGGCCTGA
- a CDS encoding MTAP family purine nucleoside phosphorylase — translation MLGIIGGTSLLYCTLPALEKRTVATPYGPAEVMAGEIAIVLRHQFGMPPHRINYRAQMAALALCGVDRIVTFGSVGSLKTAIPPGTVIVPTDYLSLTDIPSFHDHAIEHVMPALDDGMIRHLSAALPGAMVGGTYAQTRGPRIETVAEVRGLAKVADVVGMTVASEATLARELGIPVAAVCTVDNYANGLSEEVLTYEHILATSKKFAQRTENIVESVIEEMG, via the coding sequence ATGCTCGGGATCATCGGCGGGACCAGCCTCCTCTACTGCACCCTCCCGGCACTCGAGAAACGAACGGTCGCAACGCCCTATGGCCCGGCCGAGGTGATGGCCGGAGAGATTGCCATCGTGCTGCGCCACCAGTTCGGGATGCCACCGCACCGGATCAACTACCGGGCCCAGATGGCCGCCCTCGCCCTCTGCGGGGTGGACCGGATCGTCACCTTCGGCTCGGTCGGTTCGTTGAAAACGGCGATCCCGCCGGGCACGGTGATCGTCCCGACCGACTACCTCAGCCTCACCGACATCCCGTCCTTCCACGACCACGCCATCGAGCATGTGATGCCGGCGCTCGACGACGGGATGATCAGGCATCTCTCCGCGGCGCTCCCCGGGGCCATGGTCGGCGGCACCTATGCGCAGACGCGCGGGCCGCGGATCGAGACGGTCGCCGAGGTGCGCGGCCTCGCGAAGGTTGCCGACGTCGTCGGGATGACCGTCGCCTCAGAGGCGACGCTCGCCCGGGAACTCGGCATCCCGGTCGCCGCCGTCTGCACCGTGGACAACTATGCAAACGGCCTCTCCGAAGAGGTGCTCACCTACGAGCACATCCTCGCCACCTCGAAGAAATTTGCGCAGAGAACAGAGAATATCGTCGAATCGGTCATCGAAGAAATGGGATAA
- a CDS encoding response regulator, with amino-acid sequence MLSVLYVDDEPSLLEIASIYLAETYPDIVCETAISAHIALDLVREKHFDAIVSDYQMPGMDGIAFLNALRDAGDTTPFIIFTGRGREEIVIQAINSGADYYIQKGGEICAQYAELEHAIRTAVERKQTAEALKSKHEQLTLIIEKIPALLSYVGSDLRCLFVNRKFAEWYGLSEEECIGKDLREIISERVYQGLRERLAGISCNTDLTYEEIAEPKNGQPRYFRVSVIPHCCDGCTVGAFLIVAEEITDLKRSEALVEIRARQQAAVAELGRMALTGVDVQTLLEAAVARVADALGVEYAKVLELAPDGRSFLLRAGVGWRPGLVGCAAVDADVRSQAGYTLLFSGPVVVEDLRTEKRFFGPPLLFDHGVVSGMSVIIGGRGRPFGVLGAHTGDKRLFTEDDVHFLQGVAHILAAAVIHSQERKG; translated from the coding sequence TTGCTATCGGTATTGTATGTCGACGACGAACCATCACTGCTGGAGATCGCATCGATCTATCTTGCGGAAACCTATCCCGACATCGTCTGCGAGACCGCAATTTCAGCGCATATCGCCCTCGATCTGGTCCGGGAGAAGCACTTCGACGCTATCGTCTCTGATTACCAGATGCCGGGTATGGACGGGATCGCCTTCCTGAACGCGCTGCGGGATGCGGGGGACACCACGCCCTTCATCATCTTCACCGGGAGGGGCAGGGAGGAGATCGTCATTCAGGCGATCAACTCCGGGGCCGACTATTATATCCAGAAGGGGGGCGAGATCTGCGCCCAGTACGCCGAGCTGGAGCATGCGATCAGAACAGCGGTAGAACGAAAACAAACGGCCGAAGCCCTGAAAAGCAAGCACGAGCAACTCACGCTGATCATCGAAAAAATACCTGCGCTGTTGTCCTATGTCGGTTCTGATCTGCGGTGCCTGTTTGTGAACCGGAAGTTTGCCGAATGGTATGGCCTCTCCGAAGAGGAGTGCATCGGCAAGGATCTCAGGGAGATCATCTCTGAACGCGTCTACCAGGGCCTCAGAGAACGGCTGGCCGGGATTTCCTGCAATACCGATCTCACCTACGAAGAGATTGCCGAACCGAAAAACGGGCAGCCACGCTACTTCAGGGTTTCCGTGATCCCGCATTGCTGTGATGGGTGCACGGTCGGGGCTTTCCTCATCGTGGCCGAGGAGATCACCGATCTGAAACGATCCGAGGCGCTCGTTGAAATCCGGGCACGCCAGCAGGCTGCCGTCGCCGAACTCGGGCGGATGGCCCTGACCGGCGTCGATGTCCAGACTCTTCTGGAGGCGGCGGTTGCCCGGGTTGCCGATGCATTGGGGGTCGAATACGCCAAGGTGCTGGAGCTCGCGCCTGACGGTCGGTCCTTTCTTCTCCGCGCCGGTGTCGGCTGGCGCCCCGGTCTGGTGGGGTGCGCCGCGGTCGATGCCGATGTCAGGTCGCAGGCCGGCTACACGCTTCTCTTCAGCGGCCCGGTGGTCGTCGAGGATCTGCGCACCGAGAAACGGTTTTTCGGCCCGCCTCTCCTCTTCGATCACGGTGTGGTCAGTGGGATGAGCGTCATCATCGGTGGCAGGGGGCGGCCGTTCGGCGTGCTGGGGGCGCACACCGGAGATAAACGCCTCTTCACCGAGGACGACGTCCACTTTCTCCAGGGTGTCGCCCACATCCTTGCCGCCGCCGTTATTCACAGCCAGGAGAGGAAGGGCTGA
- a CDS encoding Mut7-C RNAse domain-containing protein, whose translation MSSRPEGRARFVADRMLGTLTRYLRLMGYDTLSANALSPGNPREDTVLLSIAASDGRLLLTRDAELARRGGERAIYLSSEDLTEQVRHLAAIGLVVPSLRFDRCSLCNTPLRPAKKREVEGADYAPKERQGLSFYWCPLCRRLYWEGSHTRRIRRQIRDAVPDLRAD comes from the coding sequence GTGTCTTCCCGGCCTGAGGGTCGTGCGCGATTTGTCGCCGACCGGATGCTCGGGACCCTGACGCGGTACCTCAGGCTGATGGGCTACGACACCCTCAGTGCGAACGCTCTCTCTCCTGGAAACCCGCGCGAGGATACGGTCCTCCTCTCGATCGCCGCTTCTGACGGGCGCCTCCTCTTAACCCGCGACGCCGAACTGGCGCGGCGGGGCGGAGAGCGTGCGATCTATCTCTCTTCGGAGGATCTGACCGAACAGGTGCGCCATCTTGCGGCGATCGGGCTTGTCGTGCCGTCTCTGCGGTTCGATCGCTGCTCCCTCTGCAATACGCCTCTTCGGCCGGCGAAAAAACGGGAGGTCGAGGGTGCGGATTATGCGCCGAAAGAGCGGCAGGGGCTCTCGTTTTACTGGTGTCCCCTCTGCCGCCGGCTCTACTGGGAGGGCTCGCACACGCGGCGCATCCGCCGGCAGATCCGGGATGCCGTCCCTGACCTCAGGGCTGATTGA
- a CDS encoding DUF47 domain-containing protein — translation MNLGCIVGLKEWIVPQDKAFFDLFEQMADTVNEGAVFLNVIINNYVDVQNQCHKMKQIEHQGDLIAHQVYEQLNRTFITPLEPEEISRLATALDDILDYIDGTTQQMYGYGVTETDDFMKELARLILLSTQEVQTAVRLIRKLDDPRAVEQHCIEINRLENLADVVLGNAIKSLFATNDAITIIKLKDIYENLEVATDKCEDVANVLSDIAIRHS, via the coding sequence ATGAATCTTGGGTGTATTGTGGGCCTGAAAGAATGGATTGTGCCGCAGGATAAGGCATTTTTTGACCTCTTCGAACAGATGGCCGATACGGTGAACGAGGGCGCCGTTTTTCTCAACGTTATCATCAACAATTATGTCGACGTTCAGAACCAGTGCCACAAGATGAAGCAGATCGAGCACCAGGGGGATCTGATCGCGCATCAGGTGTACGAGCAGTTGAACCGGACGTTCATCACCCCGCTCGAGCCCGAGGAGATCTCGAGGCTTGCCACGGCGCTTGACGACATCCTGGACTATATCGACGGCACGACCCAGCAGATGTACGGCTACGGCGTAACCGAGACCGACGATTTCATGAAAGAGCTTGCGCGGCTCATTCTCCTCTCGACCCAGGAGGTCCAGACGGCGGTGCGCCTGATCCGCAAACTCGACGACCCCCGCGCCGTGGAGCAGCACTGCATCGAGATAAACCGGCTTGAAAACCTCGCCGATGTCGTGCTCGGCAACGCCATCAAGAGCCTCTTCGCCACCAACGATGCCATTACGATCATCAAACTCAAGGACATCTACGAGAACCTTGAGGTGGCCACCGACAAGTGCGAGGACGTAGCGAACGTGCTGTCAGACATTGCGATCCGGCATTCGTGA
- a CDS encoding nicotinate phosphoribosyltransferase: MSRFHIVNDDTIARGGCTDIYFARCEEVLEKEGKNPRVTVEVTTTGVPGGRGIFCGLDNTLALLEGLPVDVDAMPEGSAFYPREPVMRIAGRYRDFGRFETALLGFLCHASGVATAAARIKGAAGGRQVYSFGSRRQHPAIAPMIERAAWIGGVDGVSNTTAPPGIPVVGTMPHAYVMCHASPEEAWTAFDRHMPPGVPRLMLCDTFGDEKEECLKAAETGAATAVRLDTPRSRRGDMRAILEEVRWELDTHGHGDVGIFLSGGITEEDVLAYRDIVTAFGVGGAIANAPVIDFSLDIVEIEGRACAKRGKWSGTKQVWERPDGSHTILPVSVPGPAEAAPMLVPQVRAGTIVGDTGMGAARARVLALL, translated from the coding sequence ATGAGCCGGTTCCATATCGTAAACGACGATACGATCGCCCGCGGCGGGTGCACGGACATCTATTTCGCCCGCTGCGAGGAGGTCCTTGAGAAGGAGGGGAAAAATCCCCGCGTCACCGTTGAGGTGACGACGACCGGCGTCCCGGGTGGCCGCGGGATCTTCTGCGGCCTGGACAACACCCTGGCCCTGCTGGAGGGGCTGCCGGTGGACGTCGATGCGATGCCTGAGGGGAGCGCCTTTTACCCGCGCGAGCCGGTGATGCGGATCGCCGGGCGCTACCGGGACTTCGGGCGGTTCGAGACCGCCCTCCTCGGTTTTCTCTGCCATGCCTCGGGCGTCGCCACCGCCGCCGCCCGGATCAAAGGCGCGGCCGGCGGGCGGCAGGTCTACTCCTTCGGTTCAAGGCGGCAGCACCCGGCGATCGCCCCGATGATCGAGCGGGCGGCATGGATCGGGGGCGTGGACGGCGTCTCGAACACCACGGCCCCGCCCGGCATCCCGGTGGTCGGGACGATGCCGCATGCCTATGTGATGTGCCATGCCTCGCCCGAGGAGGCGTGGACTGCCTTTGACCGTCATATGCCGCCGGGTGTGCCGCGCCTGATGCTCTGTGACACGTTCGGCGACGAGAAGGAGGAGTGCCTGAAGGCGGCCGAGACCGGGGCGGCGACCGCCGTCCGCCTGGACACGCCGCGGTCGCGGCGGGGGGATATGCGCGCCATCCTCGAAGAGGTGCGCTGGGAACTCGACACCCACGGCCACGGCGACGTCGGGATCTTCCTTTCCGGCGGGATCACCGAGGAGGATGTCCTCGCGTACCGGGATATCGTCACCGCCTTCGGTGTCGGCGGCGCCATCGCCAACGCTCCGGTGATCGATTTCTCTCTCGATATCGTCGAGATCGAAGGGCGGGCCTGCGCGAAGCGCGGCAAGTGGAGCGGGACAAAGCAGGTGTGGGAGCGCCCTGACGGTTCCCATACGATCCTGCCCGTATCTGTACCCGGGCCTGCGGAAGCGGCCCCGATGCTCGTCCCGCAGGTCAGGGCGGGGACGATCGTCGGCGACACCGGCATGGGGGCGGCCCGGGCGCGTGTGCTCGCGCTCCTCTGA
- a CDS encoding HPr kinase/phosphorylase, with amino-acid sequence MVYAVRLIKAGEKEEYAGRYAPQVRYEVKSEIYGCCIKVLTDDKTVKERWEENFYFISQGIRSHGRLYVVADPAVPEDTVLYEPASKTAFLVNISYYGWIKSLALSVAGDVLEDGHGISSVHGACIDADGRGCCIIGVSGAGKTTQTYGLLRDRTTRVVADDWFYARTFGDEIFAYGSEKNFYIRADLATVWPEYAGLIEEAEFDAQGRAVVDLRLVTGKGRILPMTTLRKVFILYRDPALSLAPRYPSVGETLSILEENRWFNPHLLVKSPLKEDLRRRFFSALCAAAEVVLVNTAGTPEETQRTLAALIHG; translated from the coding sequence ATGGTCTACGCAGTTCGCCTGATCAAGGCCGGGGAGAAGGAAGAATATGCGGGGCGTTATGCCCCGCAGGTCAGGTACGAGGTGAAGTCTGAGATATATGGCTGTTGCATCAAGGTGCTGACCGACGATAAAACGGTGAAGGAGCGGTGGGAGGAGAACTTCTACTTCATCTCGCAGGGGATCCGCTCCCACGGGCGGCTCTATGTCGTCGCCGATCCGGCCGTCCCGGAGGACACCGTGCTCTATGAACCCGCCTCGAAGACGGCTTTTCTGGTCAACATCAGTTATTACGGCTGGATCAAGTCCCTTGCCCTCTCGGTGGCCGGGGACGTCCTGGAGGACGGGCACGGGATCTCCTCGGTCCACGGCGCCTGCATCGATGCCGACGGCCGGGGGTGCTGCATCATCGGCGTTTCCGGTGCCGGGAAGACCACCCAGACCTACGGGCTTCTCCGGGACAGAACGACGCGGGTTGTCGCCGACGACTGGTTCTATGCCCGCACCTTTGGCGACGAGATATTTGCCTACGGTTCAGAGAAGAACTTCTATATCAGGGCCGACCTCGCTACGGTCTGGCCCGAGTACGCCGGTCTGATCGAAGAGGCCGAGTTCGATGCCCAGGGGCGGGCGGTCGTCGATCTCAGGCTGGTCACTGGCAAGGGGCGCATCCTGCCGATGACGACGCTGAGGAAGGTCTTCATCCTCTATCGCGATCCCGCCCTCTCCCTCGCCCCCCGGTACCCCTCGGTCGGGGAGACGCTCTCGATACTGGAAGAGAACAGGTGGTTCAATCCTCACCTCCTGGTCAAATCGCCACTCAAAGAGGACCTGAGGCGGCGGTTCTTCTCGGCGCTCTGCGCGGCTGCCGAGGTCGTCCTGGTCAATACTGCCGGAACGCCGGAAGAGACCCAGCGCACCCTGGCTGCTCTCATACACGGATGA
- the pyrH gene encoding UMP kinase, translating into MKKIVLSLGGSILVPALESHTIPEYAEVLKQMARRGQVFVVVGGGGEARRYIGVARSLGINEAASDEIGIMITRINASLLCYALGNAAYPSIATSYQQAREYGESGKIVVMGGVTPGQTTDAVSAVLAESVGADLIINGTSVDGIYSADPKTDRTARRYERMTPQELLGIISGARLDAGSNTVIDIVAAKVVERSGIPLLVIDGRKPENLTAAVCEGTFTGTIVSDGKCTPLPL; encoded by the coding sequence ATGAAAAAGATCGTACTCTCTCTGGGCGGCTCAATACTCGTACCGGCCCTTGAATCCCACACAATCCCTGAGTATGCAGAGGTTTTGAAACAGATGGCCAGGCGGGGGCAGGTGTTCGTCGTCGTCGGCGGCGGCGGCGAGGCCCGGCGGTATATCGGCGTCGCCCGCTCGCTCGGGATCAACGAGGCGGCCTCCGACGAGATCGGGATCATGATCACCAGGATCAACGCCTCCCTCCTCTGCTATGCCCTTGGCAATGCCGCATACCCCAGCATCGCCACCTCGTACCAGCAGGCGCGGGAGTACGGCGAGTCGGGCAAGATCGTCGTCATGGGCGGCGTCACCCCCGGGCAGACGACCGACGCCGTATCGGCGGTGCTCGCCGAGAGCGTCGGCGCCGACCTGATCATCAACGGCACCTCGGTCGACGGCATCTACAGCGCCGACCCGAAGACCGACCGGACGGCGCGGCGCTATGAGAGGATGACCCCGCAGGAACTCCTGGGCATCATCTCGGGCGCTCGCCTCGACGCCGGGTCCAACACGGTCATCGATATCGTGGCCGCAAAAGTGGTCGAGCGCAGCGGCATCCCGCTCCTCGTCATCGACGGCAGAAAACCTGAAAATCTCACCGCGGCGGTATGCGAGGGGACGTTCACCGGAACCATCGTCAGCGACGGTAAATGCACCCCCCTCCCTCTCTAA
- the nth gene encoding endonuclease III: MDVATPCAIYRALLRHYPDTIPGGISYGDPFEVLILTILSAQTTDRAVEAVRPILFSRYPTPAALAAADEEEVGEIIKPTGFYRVKARHIIGTARRIQEEHGGSVPRTMEALTGLPGVGRKTANIVLSNAFGIDEGIAVDTHVKRIAGLLGLTDETDPVKIESDLKALFPQEVWGQINALLVQHGRAVCIAGRPRCAACMLTPWCRYYSEGKKIVTRT, encoded by the coding sequence ATGGACGTTGCAACCCCCTGCGCAATCTACCGGGCACTGCTCCGGCACTATCCTGACACCATTCCTGGCGGCATCAGTTACGGCGATCCCTTCGAGGTGCTGATCCTCACCATACTCTCGGCACAGACCACCGACCGCGCCGTCGAGGCCGTGCGGCCGATCCTGTTTTCACGCTATCCGACGCCGGCCGCCCTTGCAGCGGCTGACGAGGAGGAGGTCGGCGAGATCATAAAACCGACCGGATTTTACCGGGTGAAGGCGCGCCATATCATCGGCACCGCCCGCAGGATCCAGGAGGAGCATGGCGGATCGGTCCCCCGCACCATGGAGGCCCTGACCGGCCTCCCCGGCGTCGGGAGAAAGACGGCGAACATCGTGCTCTCGAATGCCTTCGGGATCGACGAAGGGATCGCCGTCGACACGCACGTGAAACGGATCGCCGGCCTGCTCGGGCTGACCGACGAGACCGACCCCGTAAAAATCGAATCCGACTTAAAGGCGCTCTTCCCGCAGGAGGTCTGGGGGCAAATCAACGCCCTCCTCGTCCAGCACGGCCGGGCGGTCTGCATCGCCGGGCGGCCGCGCTGCGCCGCCTGCATGCTCACGCCCTGGTGCCGGTATTATAGTGAGGGGAAGAAGATCGTGACAAGGACATAG
- a CDS encoding inorganic phosphate transporter, producing the protein MEIIIILGIALALLFNFVNGLNDAANSIATVIATKVLSPFKAVLLASFFNLIGPLLFTTAIAKTIGRGLVDPGILTPMLILMALIGAVLWVFFCSYFGIPVSSSHALIGGLIGAATARAGIGSILWPSGVLVVELVLMLLIGAAGGIAVAIYLSKTHGEHWARYIPIGALSGITVLIPILVASRLLPVSGILGVIVFMVVSPMLGFMVAYGFGIVIMRLFSHSNSPLLNHGFKKLQIVAAAFQSIGHGSNDAQNAMGIITAMLVAAGILTEFTVPLWVILLSCAAMSLGTLLGGWRVVDMMANKITKMQPYQGFCASSAGGAVLSVVTAFGVPVSTTHAMSGAIMGVGATKGYSAVKWGIVRDIVAAWVMTVPASAAVAWGCYVLVTIFFPSL; encoded by the coding sequence ATGGAAATCATCATCATCCTCGGTATCGCTCTGGCCCTGTTGTTCAATTTTGTCAACGGCCTCAACGACGCCGCAAACTCCATTGCAACGGTGATCGCCACCAAGGTGCTCTCGCCGTTCAAGGCCGTCCTCCTCGCCTCTTTTTTCAATCTCATCGGTCCTCTCCTCTTCACGACGGCGATCGCCAAGACGATCGGGCGCGGCCTTGTCGACCCCGGTATCCTCACGCCGATGCTTATTCTCATGGCCCTGATCGGGGCGGTGCTCTGGGTGTTCTTCTGCTCGTACTTCGGGATACCGGTCTCCAGCAGCCACGCCCTCATCGGCGGCCTTATCGGGGCGGCGACCGCCCGGGCCGGCATCGGATCGATCCTCTGGCCCTCAGGGGTGCTGGTGGTCGAACTCGTCCTGATGCTCCTGATCGGGGCGGCTGGCGGGATCGCCGTCGCAATATATCTCTCGAAGACGCACGGCGAACACTGGGCGCGGTATATTCCCATCGGGGCGCTCTCCGGGATCACCGTCCTGATCCCGATCCTGGTCGCCTCCCGCCTTCTCCCGGTATCAGGCATCCTGGGTGTCATCGTCTTTATGGTCGTCTCACCGATGCTCGGGTTTATGGTCGCCTATGGTTTCGGCATTGTCATTATGCGGCTTTTTTCTCACTCGAACTCCCCCCTGCTCAATCACGGTTTCAAGAAACTGCAGATCGTGGCGGCCGCCTTTCAGTCGATCGGGCACGGGAGCAATGACGCCCAGAACGCCATGGGTATTATCACGGCGATGCTGGTTGCGGCCGGGATCCTGACCGAATTCACCGTTCCTCTCTGGGTGATCCTCCTCTCCTGTGCTGCAATGTCCCTTGGAACCCTGCTTGGGGGGTGGCGGGTCGTCGATATGATGGCGAACAAGATCACAAAAATGCAGCCGTATCAGGGCTTTTGCGCCTCAAGTGCCGGCGGTGCGGTGCTCTCGGTCGTGACCGCCTTTGGTGTTCCTGTCTCGACCACCCATGCGATGAGCGGGGCGATCATGGGGGTCGGGGCGACCAAGGGCTATTCGGCGGTGAAGTGGGGGATTGTGCGTGACATCGTCGCCGCATGGGTGATGACCGTCCCGGCCTCGGCGGCGGTCGCATGGGGCTGCTATGTCCTTGTCACGATCTTCTTCCCCTCACTATAA
- a CDS encoding amidohydrolase has protein sequence MKEIQQGESLLIRDVEVGRARVNIRVEGGRIAAIGADAGGEAAVVIEGRGAVALPGLYNTHTHAAMTLLRGYADDMPLQDWLSTKIWPLEAHLTGEDVYWGTKLACLEMIRSGTVAFNDMYFFMEDAARAVDEMGMKAQLAYGFIDLFDEEKREKEIKATEKTVAAIKNRRNPRIRAAVGPHAVYTVSPEGLRWCAEFSRQQNIGIHVHLSETDQEVKECVEKTGMRPPALLDKCGCINPRTVAAHCCWLDTADCTLLGDRGAYASHNPTSNMKLAVHRAMPYAWLKDAGAGVCLGTDGCASNNNQDMFEEMKFAALLQKFFWNSQTLLPAEQVLAMATANGAAAMGFDGGRLEKGAAADIVLLDRNAICNTPLHNPVSNAVYSCNGSAVTTVLCQGRVLMQDRVVPGEEEILEGARAAATNLLTRAAEARTEE, from the coding sequence ATGAAGGAAATACAGCAGGGTGAAAGCCTCCTCATCAGGGATGTTGAGGTCGGAAGAGCGCGGGTGAACATCAGGGTCGAAGGCGGCCGTATCGCCGCGATCGGTGCCGATGCCGGCGGGGAAGCGGCAGTCGTCATCGAGGGGCGCGGCGCCGTCGCCCTTCCCGGGCTGTACAACACCCACACCCACGCCGCAATGACGCTTTTGCGCGGCTACGCCGACGACATGCCCCTCCAGGACTGGCTCTCCACGAAGATATGGCCCCTTGAGGCGCACCTGACCGGGGAAGACGTCTACTGGGGGACAAAACTCGCGTGCCTCGAGATGATCCGCTCGGGGACGGTCGCCTTCAACGACATGTACTTCTTCATGGAGGATGCGGCGCGGGCCGTCGACGAGATGGGCATGAAGGCGCAGCTCGCCTACGGCTTTATCGACCTCTTCGACGAGGAGAAGCGGGAGAAGGAGATCAAAGCAACGGAAAAGACCGTCGCCGCGATAAAGAACAGGAGAAATCCCAGGATCCGGGCGGCGGTCGGCCCGCACGCCGTCTATACGGTCTCGCCTGAAGGACTGCGCTGGTGCGCCGAGTTCTCGCGCCAGCAGAACATCGGCATCCACGTCCACCTCTCCGAGACCGATCAGGAGGTCAAAGAATGCGTCGAAAAGACCGGGATGCGCCCGCCGGCACTGCTGGACAAGTGCGGCTGCATCAACCCGCGGACCGTCGCCGCCCACTGCTGCTGGCTGGACACCGCCGACTGCACCCTGCTCGGCGACCGCGGGGCCTATGCCTCGCACAACCCGACCTCCAACATGAAGCTCGCCGTGCACCGGGCGATGCCCTATGCCTGGCTGAAGGACGCCGGCGCCGGAGTCTGCCTGGGCACCGACGGCTGCGCCTCCAACAACAACCAGGACATGTTCGAGGAGATGAAGTTCGCCGCCCTCCTCCAGAAGTTCTTCTGGAACTCGCAGACCCTCCTGCCCGCCGAGCAGGTGCTGGCGATGGCGACGGCAAACGGTGCGGCAGCGATGGGCTTCGACGGCGGCCGGCTTGAAAAAGGGGCGGCGGCAGACATCGTCCTCCTGGACCGCAACGCCATCTGCAACACCCCGCTCCACAACCCGGTCTCGAACGCCGTCTACTCCTGCAACGGATCGGCCGTGACGACGGTGCTCTGCCAGGGGCGCGTGCTCATGCAGGACCGCGTCGTCCCGGGCGAGGAAGAGATCCTTGAGGGAGCGCGGGCGGCGGCAACAAACCTCCTCACCCGCGCCGCCGAAGCCAGGACCGAAGAATAA